A window from Synechococcus sp. RSCCF101 encodes these proteins:
- the arsS gene encoding arsenosugar biosynthesis radical SAM (seleno)protein ArsS (Some members of this family are selenoproteins.) → MSPTSTVTAAAFPSLTRRATTTLQVNLGYRCNQACSHCHVDAGPHRTEMMDRATVELVLEVLRRRRIGQLDLTGGAPELHEGFRSLVRAARAMGVAVIDRCNLTILSEPGQESLAAFLAGEGVTVVASLPCYEAGNVDRQRGRGVFERSIDGLLALNALGYGVEGSGLELHLVYNPQGPSLPPDQADLEVAYKRELAARHGVVFNRLLALANMPIQRFATALRLSGELEAYQQLLEAHHREGNLASVMCRDLISVDWQGHLYDCDFNQQLGLPLGAGASGGGRPHLRQLLEGDPEGASIRVERHCYGCTAGSGSSCGGALA, encoded by the coding sequence ATGTCTCCCACCTCCACCGTCACCGCAGCCGCGTTCCCGTCCCTGACGCGGCGCGCCACCACAACGCTGCAGGTGAACCTGGGCTACCGCTGCAATCAGGCCTGCAGCCACTGCCATGTGGATGCCGGTCCCCATCGCACCGAGATGATGGATCGGGCCACCGTGGAGCTGGTGCTGGAGGTGCTGCGGCGTCGCCGCATCGGCCAGCTGGACCTCACCGGCGGCGCTCCCGAACTGCATGAGGGCTTCCGCAGCCTGGTGCGGGCCGCCAGGGCCATGGGTGTGGCGGTGATCGATCGCTGCAACCTCACCATCCTGAGCGAGCCGGGGCAGGAGAGCCTGGCCGCCTTTCTCGCCGGGGAAGGGGTCACGGTGGTGGCCTCCCTGCCCTGCTACGAGGCCGGCAATGTGGACCGCCAGCGCGGCCGCGGTGTGTTCGAGCGGAGCATCGACGGGCTTCTGGCCCTCAACGCCCTCGGTTACGGGGTCGAGGGCAGCGGTCTGGAGCTGCATCTCGTCTACAACCCCCAGGGACCCTCGCTGCCGCCGGATCAGGCGGATCTGGAGGTCGCCTACAAGCGGGAGCTGGCCGCCCGCCACGGCGTGGTGTTCAACCGCCTGCTGGCCCTGGCCAACATGCCGATCCAGCGCTTCGCCACCGCCCTGCGGCTCTCGGGCGAGCTGGAGGCCTACCAGCAGTTGCTCGAGGCCCATCACCGGGAGGGGAACCTGGCCTCGGTGATGTGCCGCGACCTGATCAGCGTCGACTGGCAGGGCCATCTCTACGACTGTGACTTCAACCAGCAGCTCGGCCTGCCCCTCGGGGCCGGTGCATCCGGCGGCGGGCGGCCCCATCTGAGGCAGCTGCTGGAGGGGGATCCCGAGGGGGCCTCGATCCGGGTGGAGCGCCACTGCTACGGCTGCACGGCGGGCAGCGGCTCCAGCTGTGGTGGCGCCCTGGCCTGA
- a CDS encoding cell division protein SepF — MRTPFGDWSPEIVVMTPRCFEDALDAVQAVRELKTVILNLSMLEPDMAQRAVDFVSGGVQALDGHQERVGNMVFLFAPEIVDVQRPDATEIGEPSGEEDTSGQGGALF; from the coding sequence ATGCGCACACCGTTCGGCGACTGGAGTCCGGAGATCGTGGTGATGACACCACGCTGCTTCGAGGATGCGCTCGATGCGGTGCAGGCCGTGCGCGAGCTCAAGACCGTGATTCTCAACCTCTCCATGCTCGAGCCCGACATGGCTCAGCGGGCCGTGGATTTCGTCTCCGGCGGAGTGCAGGCGCTGGACGGCCATCAGGAACGGGTGGGCAACATGGTGTTTCTCTTCGCCCCCGAGATCGTGGACGTGCAGCGCCCGGATGCCACGGAGATCGGGGAGCCCTCCGGTGAGGAGGACACCAGCGGCCAGGGCGGTGCGCTCTTCTGA
- a CDS encoding PAP/fibrillin family protein: MSCRSRLIAALESTRPSADPEVEGLLSQLERQQPADLDRQAEQLEGVWELRWSSSSLPYLRVAPWLDNLQVLSPSRGLGMNLLRLKGPLAELASIRLLASISVQNQQRVQVRFTRGGWQGPQLLGRRLALEREVSSGRPAWLDITVLDERLRICRGNAGTLFALLRRKDLAPDLFLPDAAAAAATV, encoded by the coding sequence GTGAGCTGCCGCAGCCGGCTGATCGCCGCCCTCGAGTCCACCAGGCCGTCCGCCGATCCCGAGGTGGAGGGCCTGCTCAGCCAGCTGGAGCGGCAGCAACCGGCCGACCTCGACCGCCAGGCCGAGCAGCTGGAAGGGGTGTGGGAGCTGCGCTGGAGCAGCAGCTCCCTGCCCTACCTGCGGGTGGCCCCATGGCTCGACAACCTGCAGGTGCTCAGCCCGTCGCGCGGGCTGGGCATGAATCTGCTCCGCCTCAAGGGCCCCCTGGCCGAGCTGGCCTCGATCCGGCTTCTGGCCTCGATTTCGGTTCAGAACCAGCAGCGGGTCCAGGTGCGCTTCACCCGGGGCGGCTGGCAGGGGCCGCAGCTGCTCGGCCGCCGGCTGGCTCTGGAGCGGGAGGTCTCCTCCGGCCGGCCGGCCTGGCTCGACATCACCGTTCTCGACGAGCGGCTGCGCATCTGCAGGGGCAATGCCGGCACGCTCTTCGCTCTGCTGCGGCGGAAGGATCTGGCGCCGGACCTGTTTCTGCCGGATGCCGCAGCGGCGGCAGCAACCGTCTGA
- the aqpZ gene encoding aquaporin Z, translating to MGQKFIAELIGTFWLVFGGCGSAVLAAVFPYEDPAVNPLGLGFLGVSLAFGLTLLTMAFAIGHISGCHINPAVSFGLWAGGRFPGSGLLPYISAQVLGGIIAGGLLLAIASGREGFALVGPTPLATNGFGAHSPGGYNLAAALVIEVVLTFIFLLVILGSTDRRAIVDLAGVPIGLSLTLIHLISIPITNTSVNPARSTGVALWAGTEAIGQLWLFWLAPIAGALLAGFVYRALLDESAASDGAEG from the coding sequence ATGGGCCAGAAGTTCATCGCCGAGCTGATCGGCACCTTCTGGCTCGTCTTCGGTGGCTGCGGCAGCGCCGTTCTCGCTGCCGTGTTCCCCTATGAGGACCCCGCCGTGAACCCCCTCGGGCTCGGCTTCCTCGGCGTGTCCCTGGCCTTCGGCCTCACCCTGCTGACCATGGCCTTCGCCATCGGTCATATCTCCGGTTGCCACATCAACCCCGCCGTGAGCTTCGGCCTCTGGGCCGGTGGACGCTTCCCCGGCAGCGGCCTGCTCCCCTACATCTCCGCCCAGGTGCTGGGCGGGATCATCGCGGGCGGATTGCTGCTGGCGATCGCCTCCGGCCGTGAGGGATTCGCCCTGGTGGGCCCCACACCGCTAGCCACCAACGGATTCGGCGCCCACTCCCCCGGCGGCTACAACCTGGCAGCGGCCCTGGTGATCGAGGTTGTGCTCACCTTCATCTTTCTGCTGGTGATCCTGGGCAGCACCGACCGCCGCGCGATCGTCGATCTGGCTGGCGTGCCGATCGGGCTCTCGCTGACTCTGATCCACCTGATCAGCATCCCGATCACCAACACCTCGGTGAACCCCGCCCGCAGCACCGGTGTGGCCCTGTGGGCGGGCACCGAAGCGATCGGGCAGCTCTGGTTGTTCTGGCTGGCTCCGATTGCCGGCGCCCTGCTGGCGGGTTTCGTCTACCGCGCCCTGCTGGATGAAAGCGCCGCTTCCGACGGCGCCGAGGGCTGA
- a CDS encoding DoxX family protein yields MLASVYRYFVREGRFTNLGLLLLRVSVGLMMIHHGQEKLANPASFAAAYVEPLHLPFPLFMAHMAGFAEIFGSWFVILGFLTPIGALALSGTMLVAAYHHILTSGFNIYLLELVVLYLGASLTLLCTGPGRYSFDAGMIAEAFSSSTALGSVDPDAAPAARPMTRTTAVSGGAA; encoded by the coding sequence GTGCTCGCCTCCGTCTACCGATATTTCGTGCGCGAAGGGCGCTTCACCAACCTCGGCCTGCTGCTGCTGCGGGTTTCGGTGGGTCTGATGATGATCCACCACGGCCAGGAGAAGCTCGCCAACCCCGCCAGCTTCGCGGCAGCCTACGTGGAGCCGCTCCATCTGCCCTTCCCCCTGTTCATGGCCCACATGGCCGGCTTCGCCGAAATCTTCGGCAGCTGGTTCGTGATCCTGGGCTTCCTCACCCCGATCGGCGCCCTCGCCCTCAGCGGCACGATGCTGGTGGCGGCGTACCACCACATCCTCACCAGCGGCTTCAACATCTACCTGCTGGAGCTCGTAGTGCTCTACCTGGGAGCCAGCCTCACCCTGCTCTGCACCGGTCCGGGCCGCTACTCCTTTGATGCCGGCATGATCGCCGAGGCCTTCAGCAGCAGCACCGCCCTCGGCTCCGTGGACCCGGATGCCGCCCCCGCTGCTCGCCCCATGACCCGCACCACTGCCGTGAGTGGCGGCGCCGCCTGA
- a CDS encoding prohibitin family protein: protein MQSPLRSAAANGPGGGATLIAALALTALLLLGQALFIVPAGKVAVITTLGKVTGAPRMPGLNVKAPFIQSVYPFDVRTQVRPEEFATLTKDLQVIEATATVKYAVRPSEAGRVYSTIASNDREIYPRIIQPSLLKALKSVFSQYELVTIASEWSDISSLVERTVAEELDKFDYVEVRGLDLTGLQIAEEYRAAIEQKQIAEQQLLRAQTEVKIAEQEALRYDTLNRSLDDQVLFKLFLDKWDGQTEVVPALPGTAGGMPPVIVGRRG, encoded by the coding sequence ATGCAGTCGCCGCTTCGCTCCGCCGCCGCCAACGGTCCCGGTGGGGGCGCCACGCTGATCGCGGCCCTGGCCCTCACGGCGTTGCTGCTGCTCGGTCAGGCCCTGTTCATCGTTCCCGCCGGCAAGGTGGCCGTGATCACCACCCTCGGCAAGGTGACGGGCGCGCCGCGGATGCCGGGCCTGAATGTGAAGGCCCCCTTCATCCAGTCGGTGTACCCCTTCGATGTGCGCACCCAGGTGCGGCCCGAGGAATTCGCCACCCTCACCAAGGACCTGCAGGTGATCGAGGCCACCGCAACGGTGAAGTACGCGGTGCGGCCCAGCGAAGCCGGCCGGGTGTACAGCACGATCGCCAGCAACGACCGGGAGATCTACCCCCGCATCATTCAGCCCTCCCTGCTCAAGGCGCTGAAGTCGGTCTTCTCTCAGTACGAGCTGGTCACCATCGCCAGCGAGTGGAGCGACATCTCCTCCCTGGTGGAGCGCACCGTGGCTGAGGAACTCGACAAGTTCGACTACGTGGAGGTGCGCGGTCTCGACCTCACCGGTCTGCAGATCGCCGAGGAGTACCGCGCCGCGATCGAGCAGAAGCAGATCGCCGAACAGCAACTGCTCCGCGCCCAGACCGAGGTGAAGATCGCTGAGCAGGAAGCACTCCGCTACGACACCCTCAACCGCAGCCTCGACGACCAGGTGCTGTTCAAGCTGTTCCTCGACAAGTGGGACGGCCAGACCGAGGTGGTGCCCGCCCTGCCCGGCACCGCCGGCGGCATGCCGCCGGTGATCGTGGGTCGGCGCGGCTGA
- a CDS encoding class I SAM-dependent methyltransferase, whose amino-acid sequence MAGATLTPTPTSRLVAGLLAVPPLWSAAKWQARRMMIGRAERLGIPWRDTVQTLEQRNWEADWAAVQDPDLRYPANYSASFHGYDAGHLCWQAAFEFEVASNAVHSSLYPEAGAHSDRALRDGYHRVLEARVPRSPAEILDLHCTVGLSSERLVAGFPGSVVTGLDFSPHYLAVARSRAAESGVAGASELVHALPEATGLASGRFGLISAFLLFHEMAADTTRRIFRECRRLLAPGGCLALMDMNPASGAYQTMPAALMTLLKSTEPFMDQFLALDLEQELIEAGFTRVHSESCSPRHRAVLAWREA is encoded by the coding sequence ATGGCCGGAGCCACGCTCACGCCCACTCCCACCAGTCGTCTGGTGGCCGGCCTGCTGGCGGTGCCGCCGCTCTGGTCGGCGGCCAAATGGCAGGCCAGGCGAATGATGATCGGCCGGGCCGAGCGGCTGGGCATCCCCTGGCGCGACACGGTGCAGACCCTGGAGCAGCGCAACTGGGAGGCGGACTGGGCCGCGGTGCAGGACCCCGATCTGCGCTACCCGGCCAACTACAGCGCCTCCTTCCACGGCTACGACGCCGGCCACCTCTGCTGGCAGGCGGCCTTTGAGTTCGAGGTGGCCTCCAACGCCGTGCACTCCAGCCTGTACCCGGAGGCCGGCGCCCACAGCGACCGGGCCCTGCGGGACGGCTACCACCGGGTGCTGGAGGCCCGAGTGCCCCGAAGCCCCGCTGAGATCCTCGATCTGCACTGCACGGTGGGCCTCAGCAGTGAGCGGCTGGTGGCCGGCTTCCCCGGCAGCGTCGTGACCGGGCTGGATTTCTCGCCCCACTACCTGGCCGTGGCACGGAGCCGGGCCGCGGAAAGCGGAGTGGCCGGCGCCTCGGAGCTGGTGCATGCGCTGCCGGAGGCCACCGGCCTGGCCAGCGGGCGGTTCGGACTGATCTCAGCTTTCCTGCTGTTCCACGAGATGGCCGCCGACACGACCCGGCGCATCTTCAGGGAGTGCCGGAGGCTGCTGGCCCCGGGCGGCTGCCTGGCGCTGATGGACATGAACCCCGCCAGCGGTGCCTATCAGACGATGCCGGCGGCCCTGATGACCCTGCTCAAGAGCACCGAGCCGTTCATGGATCAGTTCCTGGCCCTGGATCTGGAACAGGAGCTGATCGAGGCCGGATTCACGCGGGTGCACAGCGAGTCGTGCAGCCCGCGTCACCGGGCGGTGCTGGCCTGGCGGGAGGCCTGA
- a CDS encoding lysophospholipid acyltransferase family protein, with the protein MRSGPLPLRSPAARHPGWRRDEVLIERLMPLWGWFYRHYFRVQTSGWEHVPASGQVLFVGSHNGGLATPDLPMMLYDWFRRFGTERRVFGLTHAQVWRAYPLMADVAARVGAIPFHARQALAVLEAGDSLLVYPGGGQDAFRPHRMRGRIHFHGRTGFLRLAIWHGLPVVPLISWGSHDSLYVIEDCYPLVRGLHERGMPWPLGLDPQVFPLYLGLPWGLAVGPLPNLPLPAQIHTRVCPPITFERSGHEASRDRAYVQRCYLQVEEAMQQQLDGLRQEVEAAERR; encoded by the coding sequence ATGAGGTCTGGCCCGCTGCCGCTCCGCTCACCGGCAGCACGCCACCCCGGCTGGCGGCGGGATGAGGTGCTGATCGAGCGGCTGATGCCGCTCTGGGGCTGGTTCTATCGCCATTACTTCCGGGTTCAGACCTCCGGCTGGGAGCACGTGCCGGCCAGCGGCCAGGTGCTCTTCGTCGGCTCCCACAACGGCGGGCTGGCCACGCCCGACCTGCCGATGATGCTCTACGACTGGTTCCGGCGCTTCGGCACGGAGCGACGCGTGTTCGGCCTCACCCATGCCCAGGTGTGGCGGGCCTACCCGCTGATGGCGGATGTGGCCGCGCGGGTGGGGGCGATTCCCTTCCACGCCCGCCAGGCCCTGGCGGTGCTGGAGGCGGGCGACAGCCTGCTGGTGTATCCGGGCGGCGGCCAGGACGCCTTCCGTCCGCACCGGATGCGGGGCCGCATCCACTTCCATGGGCGCACCGGCTTCCTGCGACTGGCCATCTGGCACGGGCTGCCCGTGGTGCCCCTGATCTCCTGGGGCAGCCACGACAGCCTCTACGTGATCGAGGACTGCTATCCCCTGGTGCGCGGGCTGCACGAGCGGGGCATGCCCTGGCCCCTCGGTCTCGACCCCCAGGTGTTCCCCCTCTACCTGGGTCTGCCCTGGGGCCTGGCCGTGGGCCCCCTGCCCAACCTGCCGCTGCCGGCGCAGATCCACACCCGCGTCTGCCCGCCGATCACCTTCGAGCGCAGCGGCCATGAGGCCAGCCGCGACCGGGCCTACGTGCAGCGCTGCTACCTGCAGGTGGAGGAGGCGATGCAGCAGCAGCTCGATGGCCTGCGGCAGGAGGTGGAAGCCGCCGAGCGTCGATAG
- a CDS encoding diguanylate cyclase, with protein sequence MPIEFEFDGDEQLLITRYRGIVDDDQLISTYRSVYALPDTRPGFRELALHADDFQPEVTATGMSDYMRLSSSFHSGARARTAAVVGKLSHELMLDRVASSIAASGDASEVVELFSTARDAVVSLGVQLSDERQHQLREFDFSYQLSNHELRQKLAQAEAERDEARAFYQGMFETSSPTAIWDVEAGHLISCNAAFCSTLGYSNAELSRMRISDLDANESPEQSDAHVTSLIAKGHESFETALQTRMGTLIPMLVDAWHVRVNDRSYLQAVFFDISQRRQQQEELNNLHRQIEAALSATGSGTWRFDAATGRLMLDATAQDMTGLPAITTVEDWLSVIHPGDRAGILRRYDEAQAHRATSIDLSYRLLKKLTARFVRERGVMQYDRNGSLLSCHGLIQYVNEEERKREKQALSQRRYRRLIENLGHQFGVFSRSLHSGEILYASTGFGRILGLPAVACRGRNLVDLVPWRPGPAGTRVKRLPDRLEDPLEHRHEEVCFEHREHGLRVLSLTSHLSTDEEGRQVSEGIIEDITLARSRDQALREQHQQLEQAREALAEQNDLLETIDRLQTLFLGDASDQEVFDRMLQEALRLSQSPFGFVLELCPNDQGEPTLRELAVSRLHSDAGSQPFYEHMLQSGMEHYDFPSLLAPATEAAELVLCNFKAQDKGTPEAAPPAGALQLEALLAVPLLHQGRAIGVIALANRMGGYSMELVEQLEPVWAACAQLVNAHASKRQLEAARQELEQEFSIINRYVMTAAIDCEDRFTEVSDAFCRALGYERSELIGASVDRIRHPDQSVEVEAEAREWMGAGLPWNGEVLKRRKDGTACWLEVFMEPVCSTSRAIEGFTFICTDVTEKKRNAILSTTDPLTQLNNRLKLDAVLEGEVQRTRRYNQPLSLIMVDVDHFKAVNDSHGHQVGDLVLTNLADLLRQHCRETDEPGRWGGEEFLIVCPQTPEEGAVALAEKLRLRLSEHDFPVVHHASASFGVATCQPGESAEGLVSRADAALYRAKAQGRNRVVAAAGMGLSEAAAPV encoded by the coding sequence GTGCCGATTGAGTTCGAGTTTGACGGCGATGAACAGCTGCTGATCACCCGTTACCGGGGAATTGTGGATGATGATCAGCTGATCTCGACCTACCGCAGCGTCTACGCCCTTCCGGACACCCGTCCTGGCTTCCGGGAGTTGGCACTGCACGCCGATGATTTTCAGCCGGAGGTCACGGCGACCGGCATGAGCGACTACATGCGGCTTTCCAGCTCGTTCCACAGCGGCGCTCGTGCACGAACAGCAGCTGTGGTGGGCAAGCTGAGCCATGAACTGATGCTGGATCGCGTCGCCAGCAGCATCGCTGCCTCTGGCGACGCCTCAGAGGTGGTTGAGCTGTTCAGCACGGCCCGCGATGCAGTCGTCAGTCTGGGCGTTCAGCTCTCCGACGAGCGGCAGCACCAGCTTCGGGAATTTGATTTTTCCTACCAGCTGAGCAACCATGAGTTGAGGCAGAAGCTGGCTCAGGCTGAGGCCGAGCGGGATGAGGCCAGGGCCTTCTATCAGGGCATGTTCGAGACCTCCAGTCCCACAGCCATCTGGGATGTGGAGGCCGGGCACCTGATCAGCTGCAATGCAGCGTTCTGCTCAACTCTGGGCTACAGCAACGCTGAACTCAGCCGGATGCGCATCTCGGACCTGGATGCCAACGAATCGCCGGAGCAGTCAGACGCTCATGTGACCTCCTTGATCGCCAAAGGGCACGAGAGCTTCGAGACGGCCCTTCAGACGCGGATGGGAACGCTGATCCCCATGCTCGTTGACGCCTGGCATGTGCGGGTCAACGATCGCTCGTATCTGCAGGCCGTCTTCTTCGACATCAGCCAGCGCAGGCAGCAGCAGGAGGAGCTGAACAACCTGCACCGGCAGATCGAAGCCGCCCTCAGCGCCACGGGCTCCGGGACCTGGCGTTTCGACGCAGCGACCGGCCGACTCATGCTCGATGCCACAGCCCAGGACATGACCGGTCTGCCGGCAATCACCACTGTGGAGGATTGGTTGTCGGTGATTCATCCCGGCGATCGGGCTGGGATTCTGCGTCGTTACGACGAGGCTCAAGCGCATCGGGCCACCAGCATTGACCTGTCCTACCGGTTGCTGAAGAAGCTGACCGCACGCTTCGTCAGGGAACGCGGCGTGATGCAGTACGACCGGAATGGCTCACTGCTCAGCTGCCATGGCCTGATCCAGTATGTCAATGAGGAGGAGCGCAAACGAGAGAAGCAGGCCCTGTCGCAGCGCCGCTACCGGCGTCTGATCGAAAACCTCGGCCATCAGTTCGGTGTGTTCAGCCGCTCGCTCCACTCCGGCGAGATCCTGTATGCCAGCACAGGCTTCGGGAGGATTCTCGGACTCCCTGCCGTGGCCTGCCGGGGCAGGAATCTGGTGGATCTGGTGCCCTGGCGACCCGGCCCAGCGGGCACGCGGGTGAAGCGGCTCCCCGATCGCCTTGAGGATCCGTTGGAGCACCGCCATGAGGAGGTGTGTTTCGAACACCGCGAGCACGGCCTGCGCGTGCTCTCGCTCACCAGCCACCTGTCCACCGATGAGGAGGGCCGGCAGGTGAGCGAGGGCATCATCGAAGACATCACCCTGGCCCGGAGTCGCGATCAGGCGTTGCGGGAGCAGCACCAGCAGCTCGAGCAGGCCAGAGAGGCTCTGGCCGAGCAGAACGATCTGCTCGAGACCATCGATCGGTTGCAGACCCTCTTCCTCGGTGATGCCTCCGACCAGGAGGTGTTCGATCGCATGCTTCAGGAAGCGCTGCGCCTCAGCCAGAGTCCGTTCGGATTCGTGCTCGAGCTGTGCCCGAATGATCAGGGCGAGCCGACTCTGCGGGAACTGGCCGTGTCACGCCTGCATTCGGATGCCGGAAGCCAGCCCTTCTACGAGCACATGCTCCAGAGCGGCATGGAGCATTACGACTTTCCTTCTCTGCTGGCCCCGGCGACCGAGGCTGCGGAGCTGGTGCTCTGCAATTTCAAGGCGCAGGACAAGGGCACCCCTGAGGCGGCCCCGCCAGCGGGCGCGTTGCAGCTGGAGGCCCTCCTGGCGGTTCCGCTGCTGCATCAGGGACGCGCCATCGGCGTGATCGCCCTGGCCAATCGCATGGGTGGGTACAGCATGGAGCTGGTGGAGCAGCTGGAGCCGGTCTGGGCGGCCTGCGCCCAGCTCGTGAATGCCCATGCCAGCAAACGCCAATTGGAGGCCGCCAGGCAGGAGCTGGAGCAGGAGTTCAGCATCATCAACCGCTACGTGATGACTGCGGCGATCGACTGCGAGGACCGCTTCACCGAGGTGTCCGACGCCTTCTGTCGCGCTCTCGGATACGAACGTTCCGAGCTGATCGGGGCCTCTGTGGATCGGATCCGCCACCCCGATCAGTCGGTGGAAGTGGAGGCTGAGGCCCGTGAGTGGATGGGGGCTGGGCTGCCATGGAATGGCGAGGTGCTGAAACGCCGCAAGGACGGCACAGCCTGCTGGCTGGAGGTGTTCATGGAGCCGGTGTGTTCCACATCCCGTGCCATCGAGGGGTTCACCTTCATCTGCACGGATGTGACCGAGAAGAAGCGCAATGCGATTCTCTCCACCACCGATCCGCTGACCCAGCTCAACAACCGCCTCAAGCTCGATGCGGTGCTGGAGGGCGAGGTGCAGCGCACGCGGCGCTACAACCAGCCGCTCTCCCTGATCATGGTGGATGTGGACCACTTCAAGGCGGTCAACGACAGCCACGGCCACCAGGTGGGCGATCTGGTGCTCACCAACCTGGCGGATCTGCTGCGGCAGCATTGCCGCGAAACCGATGAGCCCGGCCGCTGGGGCGGGGAGGAGTTTCTGATCGTCTGCCCGCAGACGCCCGAGGAGGGAGCGGTGGCCCTGGCCGAGAAGCTGCGGCTGCGCCTGTCGGAGCACGATTTTCCCGTCGTGCACCACGCCTCGGCCAGCTTCGGGGTGGCGACCTGCCAGCCGGGTGAGTCGGCCGAGGGGCTGGTGAGCCGGGCCGATGCCGCCCTGTATCGGGCCAAGGCGCAGGGCCGCAACCGCGTGGTGGCAGCTGCTGGAATGGGTCTCTCCGAAGCCGCCGCCCCGGTGTGA
- a CDS encoding chlorophyll a/b-binding protein has product MSDSTSRFGFVAFAETWNGRLAMMGFVIGLGTELLTGQGILSQIGLG; this is encoded by the coding sequence ATGTCCGACTCCACCTCCCGCTTCGGCTTCGTTGCTTTCGCTGAGACCTGGAACGGCCGCCTCGCCATGATGGGCTTCGTCATCGGCCTCGGCACCGAGCTCCTGACCGGCCAGGGCATCCTCAGCCAGATCGGCCTCGGCTGA
- the acsF gene encoding magnesium-protoporphyrin IX monomethyl ester (oxidative) cyclase, translating to MTTSAPHLREDLLTPRFYTTNIKLAAQTDLEAERVAFEAMLHEMESDYNRDHFDRRAPLERLRNLGPEEKEAYESYLVRSCVSEFSGFLLFKELSRRLAGASRPELSRLFSLMARDEARHAGFLNRALVAEGIEIDLPTLSVRRPITWFPLSWVLYSVYLSEKIGYWRYILIDRHLKTQPDHAFAPLFAFFEPWCQDENRHGDIFNMLIRCWPGLRQGWRGHLLSRFFLWSVFLTHSLTVCERGNFYRLLGMEPAAFDADVMRHTNDTARRAFPWVFDLDDSRFLELRDALVEVFRAMNRTREQPAGVGRFLRLQGQRLSFAGLLLRQFLQPMVPSKAGIA from the coding sequence ATGACCACATCCGCTCCCCATCTGCGGGAGGACCTGCTCACGCCGCGCTTCTACACGACCAACATCAAGCTGGCGGCCCAGACGGATCTCGAGGCGGAGCGCGTCGCCTTCGAGGCCATGCTCCATGAAATGGAGTCCGACTACAACCGCGATCACTTCGATCGCCGGGCTCCGCTCGAGCGTCTGCGCAACCTCGGTCCCGAGGAGAAGGAGGCCTACGAGAGCTATCTGGTGCGCTCCTGCGTGTCGGAGTTCTCCGGCTTTCTCCTGTTCAAGGAGCTGTCGCGCCGCCTGGCGGGGGCCAGCCGCCCCGAGCTCTCCCGCCTCTTCTCACTGATGGCCCGCGATGAGGCGCGCCACGCCGGCTTCCTCAACCGGGCCCTGGTGGCGGAGGGCATCGAGATCGATCTGCCCACCCTGAGCGTGCGGCGGCCGATCACCTGGTTCCCCCTCAGCTGGGTGCTCTACAGCGTCTATCTCTCCGAGAAGATCGGCTACTGGCGTTACATCCTGATCGACCGGCACCTGAAGACCCAGCCCGATCACGCCTTCGCGCCGCTGTTCGCCTTCTTCGAGCCCTGGTGTCAGGACGAGAACCGCCACGGCGACATCTTCAACATGCTGATCCGCTGCTGGCCGGGGCTGCGTCAGGGCTGGCGCGGCCATCTGCTCAGCCGTTTCTTTCTCTGGTCGGTGTTCCTCACCCACAGCCTCACGGTGTGTGAGCGGGGCAACTTCTATCGGCTGCTGGGCATGGAACCGGCCGCCTTCGACGCCGATGTGATGCGTCACACCAACGACACGGCCCGGCGGGCCTTCCCCTGGGTCTTCGATCTCGATGACAGCCGCTTCCTCGAGCTCCGCGACGCCCTGGTGGAGGTGTTCCGCGCCATGAACCGCACCCGCGAGCAGCCCGCCGGAGTGGGGCGCTTCCTGCGGCTGCAGGGGCAGCGCCTGAGTTTCGCCGGCCTGCTGCTGCGCCAGTTCCTGCAACCGATGGTGCCCAGCAAGGCCGGCATCGCCTGA